In a single window of the Chondrocystis sp. NIES-4102 genome:
- a CDS encoding alkyl hydroperoxide reductase/ thiol specific antioxidant/ Mal allergen, giving the protein MKRLISIKFWLAIILCFLVSGLITPNAWAMGGKQPPVNQPAPEFVLPTNTGDNDIALKNYRGQWVVLYFYPKDFTSGCTIEARRFQQDLAEYKARNAQILGVSVDDVDSHAAFCDSEGLKFPLLADTDGSVSKAYGSWLGAMSLRHTYLIDPEGILRETFLGVRPSVHSQEVLARLDELQQQLST; this is encoded by the coding sequence ATGAAACGTTTAATTTCGATTAAATTTTGGTTGGCTATTATCCTATGTTTTTTGGTTTCGGGCTTAATTACACCTAATGCTTGGGCGATGGGAGGGAAACAACCACCCGTTAATCAACCTGCCCCTGAATTTGTTTTACCCACTAATACAGGAGATAATGACATCGCTTTAAAAAATTATCGTGGACAATGGGTTGTGTTGTATTTTTATCCAAAAGATTTTACTTCAGGTTGTACAATCGAAGCTCGACGTTTTCAACAAGATCTTGCAGAATATAAAGCAAGAAATGCCCAAATATTAGGAGTAAGCGTGGATGATGTAGATTCTCATGCTGCATTTTGTGACTCGGAAGGATTGAAGTTTCCTTTATTGGCAGATACGGATGGTAGTGTTAGCAAAGCCTATGGTTCTTGGTTGGGGGCAATGTCTTTAAGACATACTTATTTAATCGATCCTGAAGGTATTTTACGCGAAACTTTTTTGGGGGTTAGACCTAGTGTGCATAGTCAAGAGGTTTTAGCCCGTTTAGATGAATTACAACAGCAACTATCAACCTAG